The DNA segment AACGACTCGGACGACCGCGTCAAGGCGGCCGTGCATGAGGCGCTCACCTCCCCAATGCTGGGAGAGGTCGACCTGAGACAGGCCAAGGGTGCCTTGATCCGTGTGGTCGGAGGACCGGACATGACCGTCGGCGAGGCCCAGAAGGCTGCCGAGATCGTCACCCAGTCAGTCAGCGAGAGGGCCCGCATCATATGGGGATGTTCCATCGACCCGGAGCTCGAGGGGACCATCAAGATCCTGCTGATCGTCACCGGCGCCAAGAGCAAGTACATGCTGGACGCGAGAGGAATGGGCGGAATGAACACACAGGCGGCGCCAAGGGCTGCACCCCAGTACGCGCCGAACCCAGCACCCCAGCAGTATCAGCAGCCCCGGCAGCGCAGCAACGACGACGACATCGACTTCGTGCGCTGAACCTGGGGGCGAACGAGCTGCGTCGGCTGGACGCCTCCCCTTCCTTTTTGGAAGGGGTCGCGTTCAAAAATCGAAGGTGGTGTCGCCGAAACTGACGGCAGGGCAGGGTTCCATGCATTCGCCGCAATGGATGCATTTCGAGGCTATGACCTGAACCCGGTCTTGTTCCAGTACAAGTGCACCCTCTTTGCATCTGGCGACGCACACCCCACAACCGACGCATTCCTCGGCCTTGACCACTGCTCTGCGCACCTTTTCCACTTTTTCTCTTATCGCCTTTTGGTCATTGCCTTTAGCGATGAGCGCGCCTTCGTCGAACAGGGTCACTCCATCGATGGAGCACCATCCTTCCTCCTCGTTGATGGTGACCTCTCCCACCATGTTGAGCAGGTTCACCACTTTGAGCAGGTCCAACTTACGAGAGAATGCCCCCTCGATGCTGAAACCGAGGACGCATGGCGAGAAGCCATCCTGCATCCTCAGTGACAACAGCCTTGAAGCGGTCTCCTCCATTTCCTTCCTCTGCCGGTCCGGGATGGTTATCCCGGTACGGGCCAGCTCCTCCCTGACCGAGGCGGGAATACGCTTCCAGCGCCACAGGCCCAGCTCCACCCACTCCTTCGGCTGGCCGATCGATTCTGCGTACTTATGCAGGTATGTGTCCCATTCTTTCGAACGGGCCGATTCCTCTTTCACCAGTTCCAGCTCCGCCAGGTCCGATGCCGGGCATAGGAAGCAGCCGATGCGGTCCAGGCCATGCTCGTACCAGGGGTTGTAAGGTGCCTTCCGCATGAAAATGTAGATCCATACGTGCAGTGCGGTCCAATGTTGGATGGGGGAGGCTCCTATCTGTCCGGGCGTCCACGGGTTCCGCCAGATGCGGGGCTTGTCGGCCCGCTGCTCTGACTCGTATTTACGCTGGCCTATGAATGAAAGGACCCCGTCTGGGAAATGCTCCATGATGGCTTTCACGGTCGGGCCGAGCTTGTTCGTCTTGCAGCACCAACGGAAATCCCTCCCCGGCGGCCCGAAGTAGTTCAGGTTGCCGAAGAACGCGTGTTCCGGGGCATGCTCGACTATCAACTCCAGGTCATATTGTTTGGCCACATCGTACACATATTGCACGGTCTCGGGGAATTCCAATCCGGTGTCGATGAAGAAGGATGGCAGGTCCAATCCGGCATCCTTGGTGAGCAGCATCGTTGCCAGGCTGTCCTTCCCCCCGGAGAATGAAACGACAGCCGGGACCTTGAACTCGGCCACGGTCTCCCTGATGAACTTGATCGCGTCCCAGATCCGGCGTTCCATGACCGGAGAGTTCGCCCTCAAGACCATGTCCCAGTCCTGGACATCGATCCTAGGAACGTATTCCGAGGGAATGTCCGCCCATCTGGTCTTAACGGCCGCTCCTTTTTCCAGCAGCGACATCTCCTCGGTGGACATCCTGGCGGTGCCGGTGGCGAAAGCGAAATGCCTTGAATCGACAACGATGACCTCGTCGCCCTTCTTGATTCCGTCCACCGCCGAGACCACGCCCGGCACCATCAGGCTCGAGCTCTTCTGGATCGGGGCGATCGCACCGTCATCGGCCACGACGACTCCCTTGGAGGCGACGTTCTGCATCATCCTTGCCGCAGCCACCCTGAGGATCATCTTCCAGCCGAAGCCGATGTCGTACCTGGCAGAGGCTATGACCGTTCCATCCATGATAATCTCCTCCATCCGATCCAGCCCAGGGACTTTGTTTAGAAGTACGATCCGACCCTCCGGCAGTAACGCCTTCCCGCAGCCGGGACCGAAGTCCCTCTCTGCCAGGGAGCGCATGAATTCGATGTCATGGGCGAAGGCTGGCCTGACGTCGCCCGGCGGCGTGATGCTCACCGGCTCGGTCCTACTATGGCAATTGCCGCATTCCGTGGATTCCAGGACCGGCACGTTGCACTGTTTGCACCAGCGGAGGTGCATTTCCCCAAGCCTGACTATGCCCATGTCCCGCTGAGTCCTCATACCGATATTTTAAGGTATTCTCAAATAGGCTCAGATGAGCAATGGAGACTGTCACCTTCCAGGCCTGGGATGGTCCAGACCCCTATCCCTTACTTATTATCGAACCTAGAAATAGTAGTACACTAATTTAGGCTCGATTTCCATGAAGCCAACGAAGCGCACGCTGGGCATAGAATACGCCATCCGCGACATCCTTCTGCCGGCAAGAGAGCTGGAGAAGAAGGGGGTCGAGGTCCTGAAGCTGCACATCGGGGATCCAAATAAGTTCGATTTTAGGACCCCGAAGCACGTAAGGGACGCCCTCTGCGCTGCCGTGGAAAAATGCGATAACGGTTATGAGGAGTCGGAAGGCAATCTCGAATTGAGGCGTGCCATCGTCGAAAAGGAGCGAAAGAAGAACCTGATCGATATCGATGAGACCGACGTGATCGTCACTAACGGTGTTACCGAGTCGATCCAGATGATCACCGCCGCGACCATCGAGTCCGGCGATGAGGTCCTTGCTCCCGGACCGAGCTACCCATCCTACGTCGAGTTCACCAAGTTCTTCGGCGGAGTGCCGGTATCCTACCGCACCATCGAAGAAGAGAACTGGCAGCCGGACATCGATGACCTGAGAAAGAAGATCACGCCACGCACGAAGTACATCGTCGCCATCAACCCGAACAACCCGACCGGCGCCCTATACTCGGACAAGGTCCTGAAGCAGATGGCCGACCTGGCAGGAGAATATAACCTGTTCATGGTGTCGGATGAGATCTACGACCTGATGACCTATGACGGCGGAGTGCACCATTCCCCCGCCACGCTCGCGCCGGACGTACCGATGATCCTGGTCAACGGGTTCTCCAAGGTGGACCTGCTGCCAGGATGGAGACTTGGTTATTCCGTGTTCCGCGACCCGACCGGCGAACTGAAGGAGATCAAGGAAGCTGTCAACAAGCAGCTCCGTCTGAGGCTCAGCGCCAATGCCCCATGTCAGATGGCGGTCATCGAATCGATGAGGCACCCGAAGGACCATCTCAAGGGAATGATGGACAAGCTGGAGGATCGGCGCAACTTCGCCTATAAGCGGTTCAACGAGATCCCCGGCATAAGCACCAAGAAGCCCCAGGGAGCGTTCTACATATTCCCCAAGATCGAGTCGAAGAGATGGAAGACCGACAAGGAGTTCGTGCTCGATGTGCTGAACAACGCACACGTCCTGTTCGTTCCCGGCTCCGGGTTCTGTCCGATCTACGGAAAGGGCCACTTCAGAGCGGTATTCCTGCCGGACCGGGAGATCCTTGGAAAGGCATTCGACCAGCTCGAGGACTACATGAACAAGGTGGCGTGAACAGCCAATTCCACTTCCTTCGTCTGTTGCGACGAAGGATTGACCTTTTCCACACTTTTTATTAGTTAATCTCAGAGCATGTTGATGATGTCATAGCAGAGAACTGGGTGAATAGAAAAAAACGGAGTGCCCGAGCACTCACTACTTTGCATTCTTTATCAGGTCTAGGGTCTGTTGGTGGTCCAGGACCGGGAAGACTCGTCCAACACAGAAGGCCAATGGCCCCATCATTTCCGGTTCCATCATGCACTTCATCAGGACGTCCATGCTCGGTGTGTCATATAGAGCAAAGACCTTGTGGGCCATATGGTCATCCCAGGAACCGACAAATTTTATACCGTACTTTGCGGTGATCGGTCCCACGTTCTCATACCACTTCAAGGTCAATTCCCGATATTTCGGGTTATGTGCTGGACATAGGTCGGCTGGATGTTTTGTCACCTGCATTACTAACATTGTCTTACCTCCATATTCCTGATCCGACAGACCACATCGAACGTACATCCATGGAATTTCGTTTACGTTCGATTATTTGAGTCGGATTAATTATTAACAAGATTTGTATTATATTTATATAATATCCAATGGCAAATTAATTACTAAAATTATGAAATATTGACGATTGATGTGTAAAAATTAGGTTTGAAAATATCTCAAAGGAAGGATATACCACTCCCTCAAAGGTCCTGAGGGAGGGGATGAAGAACGGTCTTAGTCCTCCAGTCTCTTCAGCATCTTGACGACGCTCTCGACCGCGTCGCGTCCCTTCTCGATGCGGTCCTCCGCCTGCAACCTGGTCATGCCCGGACCGGTGATGCCTAGCGCTATTGGCTTGCCGTATTCGACCGAGAGGTCGGCGATCTTTCTGGCGGCGTTTGCGATGACGATGTCGTCATGCTCCGTCTCCCCCTCAATTACGCATCCGAGAGTGACAATCGCATCGATGCCCTTGTCCAGGCACATCTTTTTGATGGCCAGCGGCATGTCGAAGACGCCTGGGACCTTGATGACCTTCACTACGTTCACTTCCAGGAACTCGGCATGCGATTTTGCCCTTTCCAGCATCATTTGGGTTATGTCAAAGTTGAATTCCGAGACCACTATTCCTATGTTGTACTTGTTCATCTTCATCTCTCCTTGAGCGAGCCCACGCTCGCATATCCCTGCCTTCTGCCCATACCTGCCTGAGCGATCAATGCCTCTGGCTTGAACAGCATGTTGTACGCGTTTCTGGCATGGTCCCTTGACCGATGCTCGAGAAGGAATGCCAGTTCTTTCTCGTCGGTTGCCTCCCCCTCGTGCACGAACACTTCGATGATGTGCCTGTTCGTCATCAGCTGGGCAGCGATCAGGCCGGTCGATGCCTCATGCGCACATTGTTTGTCTATGGCCTGGGCACCGGGCATTCCCAATGCAATGACGATATCGCACTTCTCCTCTTCGATGAGCTTCTTGGCCTCAACCGGCAGGTCCTTAATGCCCGGTACCGTCCTGCGGATGACCTTGAAACCGGTGCCCATTCCCTTGAGCTCATCGATGGCCGCACCTCCCATATCCAAACGGGCGAACATCGTGTCCACCACCCCGATCAGTTTCAATTTCTTCCCTCCTCGTCGGACCTCTTGTTTACGGTATACCAGTCGATTATCTTCTTGATGATCTTTCTGGTGCCATTTAGGTCCTCGCCATATTTCGAGAGGCGGACCACTCTTGCTCTCAGGCCCCTTTCGGCAAGCTCTTTCTCCAGCTTCTTCTCGTCGAAGGCTTGGTCGTATCCCAAAACGATGATGTCCGGAGACACCTCCCTCACGATATCGAACATATCGCCTTCCTTCCCGAGGAATGCATGATCGACCGGCTTCAATGCCTGAACCAATTCGAGCCGCATCTTCTCCGGTGTGATCGGTTCGTGCTTCTGTTTCCTGACCGTGGCATCAGTGGCTACGACCACGATCAGTTCATCCCCGAGCAATTTCGCCTCCTCGAGGTATCTTAGATGACCTGTGTGCAATATATCAAAAACGCCTGTGGCCATCACTCTGGTCATTTAGGCTTCTCCCATTTCTTCCAGGAATCGATGATTTGGCGTCCTTCAAGGAAGCACAGGTCGTTCTTTTCGGCATATTCCTTTGCCTTCTCTTTGGACAGAGCATGGCCGTCGTCGCCCATCATTTCACAGACCGTCGCTGACGGTATCAGCCCGGTCATCACCAACAGTACGGTCGAAAGCTCGGTGTGACCGAAACGTGTGACCAGCAATTCCTTGCTGGCATTGAGGAGATGGACGTGACCGGGTGCCCTGAACATCCTGCCGAACTCAGCCCTGGCCTGTTCGGTGGACATTCCTTTTGTCCTCTTCGCCAGCTTGGCGAACTCAGAGATCGTCAGGGCCCGGTCCGTATCGGTGATCCCGGTAAAGGTGGCCCTATGGTTGATCGTGATCGAGAAGGCGGACTTGGTATCGTAAGGGATGTCAGTCGGCGACAGAAGGTCCATCACCGGGTGCGCCTTGGCGGAACAGGAGAAGACGTCGACCAGGAAGGGAAGGTCGAACCTCTCCTTTATATCGTTGTGGGCGGCGGTGCAGATAAGTCCCCCTGCCTCCTTGCGCATCTGCATGATAACGCCTGGCGTTACGAATTCCGATGCCACGACCATGTCGGTCTCCCGCTCACGGTCATCTGAATCGAAGACCAGCACGATCTTGCCGGCGCGCAGGTCCTTTAACGCCTCTTCCACAGTGCTTTTCATTTTTCTCCCGTCGATACGAATCGAAGGAATGATATTATTCGTTGTGTAAGTACAATCGGAATGGTTAGACGCATTTCAGGACCCCAATATTTTGGATAGAGGGTTGATTTACAGGTAAACGCGCTAAAAGGCTTATAGTACGAGTAAATGAATTCGGTCCCATGGTAGAGAAGCTTGACGACCTCCAAAATTATCCCGTCTGGGACCGTTTGGACATGTTGTCCCAGATCAATGGCTTTGTCAATAACATCAAAGAGGCCATCGGTTACAAGGTCGCGCCTTTGTCGGACATAAGTAACATATGTCTATGCGGAATCGGCGGATCGGCAATGTGCGGTGATATCCTTATCGACTATTTGGCCCCCATCAGCGACAAGCACGTGACCGTGGTCCGTAGCGTGTCGCTTCCCAACTGGGTGAATAGCCAGACTCTGGTGGTCGTGATCAGCTATTCAGGAAACACCAAGGAGGCCCTGGACGTCTTCCAGGACGCGCTCTCCAGAGGGTTGAAGGTAGTATCCGTCTCCTCCGGCGGGGAATTGCTCAAGAAAGCAAAGGAGAACGGCATCCCATTCATCCAGGTTCCCTCCGGTATTCAGCCGAGGGCAGCTCTGGGATACCTCCTTGGATCGGTGGCGGTCATTCTGCAGGCAGCCGGGGCGTGCGCTCCAGCCGGGGCTCTGGGCGAGGTTATCCAGTTCGCCCAGTCCACTCAGGAAAGGCTGGCGCCAGGCATGACCACTTCAACGAACGCGGCCAAGAAGATCGCTTTGGCTCTCGATGGAAAGGTACCCGCAGTATACTGTCCACGTTCGATCCGCAGCGTAGGCGTACGCTGGCAGAACCAGATATGTGAGAATGCGAAGGTGGTCGCTTTCTCGGGAGAGATCCCGGAGATGAACCATAACCAGATGGTGGGATGGCTAAGCGGGAACGGGGTCAACAATCTGAAACCGGTCTTTGTGGTCCCCAGTGCACTGGAGCCCACAGTCAAAAAGATGACAATGGTCAGCATCCAAATGTTCAACGAAAGAGGATTGGACCCGATCGTTGTTCAACTCGAGGGAAAGACCCTGATCGAGAACCTCGTCTACGGGCTGATACTGGGAGACATGATCAGTTATTATATGGCGCTGTTAAGCGGGGTGGACCCGACCCCAGTCGATGTCATTGGAGAGTTCAAAAGGCGCATCAGCACCTGAGCTGGTGTCGAGCATAAATCCAGAAATATGCCTGACATCCATCAGCAATACCTTTTTTTAAACGTTCATGAATGTCCCCATGGGACTCCGCATGAAGGAAGATGCATACTGGATTATTGAACAGGTCAAGGAGCACAACAAGTGGTTCGAGGAGTGTATCCCGATGATCGCCTCGGAGAACCTGATGAGCCCATTGGCCAAAGAAATGATGATTTCCGATTTCCACGACCGCTACGCGGAGGGCATGCCGGGAAAGAGGTACTACCGGGGTAACATCTACGTCGACAAGGTCGAGATCAGGTGCATGGAGCTGGCACAGCGGATATTCAAGTGCAAGTTCGCCGACGTCAGGCCCATCTCGGGCACCGTGGCCAACATGGCGGCGTTGTTCGCCTTGACCGAGCCAGGCGACACCATAACCACCGCCTCGCTGGACAATGGGGCGCATATCTCCACCGCCAAGTTCGGGGCCACCGGGTTCCGCGGCGTGAACACGGTCACTTATCCGTTCAACACCAAGGACATGGTCATTGACATCGATGGGGCCAGGAAGGTCATCGAACAGACCCGGCCGAAGGTGGCCCAGTTCGGCATGTCACTGTTCCTTTTCCCGATCCCTCTCAAGGAGCTGAAGGACACTTTTGACGAAGTAGGATGCACCGTTTGGTACGACGCTGCCCACGTGCTTGGCCTAATCGCCGGCGGACAGTTCCAGGACCCGTTGCATGAGGGGGCTCACCTGATCTCCGCTTCCACCCACAAGACCTTTCCCGGACCGAACCATGGGGTCTTGCTCGCTGACAACGTGACCGACGAGATGGAGAAGAAGCTGAACAAGGCAGTATTCCCCGGTGTGACATCGTCGCACCACCTGCACGAGATGGCCGCCCTGGCCGTCACCCTCGCCGAGTGGGAGATCTACGGGCAGCAGTACGCAGCCCAGATCTGCAAAAATGCTAAGGCCCTCGGCCAGGCGATGTACGAGTTAGGTTTCGACGTTCTCTGTGAGCACAAGG comes from the Methanomassiliicoccales archaeon genome and includes:
- the ribC gene encoding riboflavin synthase, translating into MKLIGVVDTMFARLDMGGAAIDELKGMGTGFKVIRRTVPGIKDLPVEAKKLIEEEKCDIVIALGMPGAQAIDKQCAHEASTGLIAAQLMTNRHIIEVFVHEGEATDEKELAFLLEHRSRDHARNAYNMLFKPEALIAQAGMGRRQGYASVGSLKER
- a CDS encoding aminotransferase class I/II-fold pyridoxal phosphate-dependent enzyme, with protein sequence MKPTKRTLGIEYAIRDILLPARELEKKGVEVLKLHIGDPNKFDFRTPKHVRDALCAAVEKCDNGYEESEGNLELRRAIVEKERKKNLIDIDETDVIVTNGVTESIQMITAATIESGDEVLAPGPSYPSYVEFTKFFGGVPVSYRTIEEENWQPDIDDLRKKITPRTKYIVAINPNNPTGALYSDKVLKQMADLAGEYNLFMVSDEIYDLMTYDGGVHHSPATLAPDVPMILVNGFSKVDLLPGWRLGYSVFRDPTGELKEIKEAVNKQLRLRLSANAPCQMAVIESMRHPKDHLKGMMDKLEDRRNFAYKRFNEIPGISTKKPQGAFYIFPKIESKRWKTDKEFVLDVLNNAHVLFVPGSGFCPIYGKGHFRAVFLPDREILGKAFDQLEDYMNKVA
- the ribH gene encoding 6,7-dimethyl-8-ribityllumazine synthase, translating into MNKYNIGIVVSEFNFDITQMMLERAKSHAEFLEVNVVKVIKVPGVFDMPLAIKKMCLDKGIDAIVTLGCVIEGETEHDDIVIANAARKIADLSVEYGKPIALGITGPGMTRLQAEDRIEKGRDAVESVVKMLKRLED
- the glyA gene encoding serine hydroxymethyltransferase — encoded protein: MKEDAYWIIEQVKEHNKWFEECIPMIASENLMSPLAKEMMISDFHDRYAEGMPGKRYYRGNIYVDKVEIRCMELAQRIFKCKFADVRPISGTVANMAALFALTEPGDTITTASLDNGAHISTAKFGATGFRGVNTVTYPFNTKDMVIDIDGARKVIEQTRPKVAQFGMSLFLFPIPLKELKDTFDEVGCTVWYDAAHVLGLIAGGQFQDPLHEGAHLISASTHKTFPGPNHGVLLADNVTDEMEKKLNKAVFPGVTSSHHLHEMAALAVTLAEWEIYGQQYAAQICKNAKALGQAMYELGFDVLCEHKGFTASHTIAVNVGAHGGGDQASKDMEAANLICNKNMLPGDESSIRPSGIRLGTQELTRVGMKEGEMKEVAKLIHRVVVKKENPQVVKQDVKALKKNFTKIRYCLSEGEEAYKFHELV
- a CDS encoding phosphoadenosine phosphosulfate reductase family protein, with translation MGIVRLGEMHLRWCKQCNVPVLESTECGNCHSRTEPVSITPPGDVRPAFAHDIEFMRSLAERDFGPGCGKALLPEGRIVLLNKVPGLDRMEEIIMDGTVIASARYDIGFGWKMILRVAAARMMQNVASKGVVVADDGAIAPIQKSSSLMVPGVVSAVDGIKKGDEVIVVDSRHFAFATGTARMSTEEMSLLEKGAAVKTRWADIPSEYVPRIDVQDWDMVLRANSPVMERRIWDAIKFIRETVAEFKVPAVVSFSGGKDSLATMLLTKDAGLDLPSFFIDTGLEFPETVQYVYDVAKQYDLELIVEHAPEHAFFGNLNYFGPPGRDFRWCCKTNKLGPTVKAIMEHFPDGVLSFIGQRKYESEQRADKPRIWRNPWTPGQIGASPIQHWTALHVWIYIFMRKAPYNPWYEHGLDRIGCFLCPASDLAELELVKEESARSKEWDTYLHKYAESIGQPKEWVELGLWRWKRIPASVREELARTGITIPDRQRKEMEETASRLLSLRMQDGFSPCVLGFSIEGAFSRKLDLLKVVNLLNMVGEVTINEEEGWCSIDGVTLFDEGALIAKGNDQKAIREKVEKVRRAVVKAEECVGCGVCVARCKEGALVLEQDRVQVIASKCIHCGECMEPCPAVSFGDTTFDF
- a CDS encoding bifunctional phosphoglucose/phosphomannose isomerase; the protein is MVEKLDDLQNYPVWDRLDMLSQINGFVNNIKEAIGYKVAPLSDISNICLCGIGGSAMCGDILIDYLAPISDKHVTVVRSVSLPNWVNSQTLVVVISYSGNTKEALDVFQDALSRGLKVVSVSSGGELLKKAKENGIPFIQVPSGIQPRAALGYLLGSVAVILQAAGACAPAGALGEVIQFAQSTQERLAPGMTTSTNAAKKIALALDGKVPAVYCPRSIRSVGVRWQNQICENAKVVAFSGEIPEMNHNQMVGWLSGNGVNNLKPVFVVPSALEPTVKKMTMVSIQMFNERGLDPIVVQLEGKTLIENLVYGLILGDMISYYMALLSGVDPTPVDVIGEFKRRIST
- the ribB gene encoding 3,4-dihydroxy-2-butanone-4-phosphate synthase — translated: MKSTVEEALKDLRAGKIVLVFDSDDRERETDMVVASEFVTPGVIMQMRKEAGGLICTAAHNDIKERFDLPFLVDVFSCSAKAHPVMDLLSPTDIPYDTKSAFSITINHRATFTGITDTDRALTISEFAKLAKRTKGMSTEQARAEFGRMFRAPGHVHLLNASKELLVTRFGHTELSTVLLVMTGLIPSATVCEMMGDDGHALSKEKAKEYAEKNDLCFLEGRQIIDSWKKWEKPK
- a CDS encoding adenylyltransferase/cytidyltransferase family protein, giving the protein MTRVMATGVFDILHTGHLRYLEEAKLLGDELIVVVATDATVRKQKHEPITPEKMRLELVQALKPVDHAFLGKEGDMFDIVREVSPDIIVLGYDQAFDEKKLEKELAERGLRARVVRLSKYGEDLNGTRKIIKKIIDWYTVNKRSDEEGRN